A region of Planococcus sp. MSAK28401 DNA encodes the following proteins:
- a CDS encoding TetR/AcrR family transcriptional regulator has protein sequence MITAKQTITETFIHLLAEQDFEAVSVKDIVAYAGISRSTFYLHFTDKYELMEAVRSQLNGRLLQIYAEPSDAETINLKICRHIFRYRSFYRQEFSDAGRIHELTSRFASQLEHVFGDEDLAVFAGWGTIGYLASWVKGGFAMAPQEASDKLMKIIFADWTANLADARERSS, from the coding sequence ATGATAACAGCGAAACAAACTATCACTGAAACTTTCATCCACTTGCTTGCTGAACAGGATTTCGAGGCCGTATCGGTCAAGGACATCGTCGCCTATGCCGGCATTTCACGCTCGACGTTCTACCTGCATTTCACCGATAAATACGAATTGATGGAGGCGGTGCGCAGCCAATTGAATGGGCGGCTCCTCCAAATCTACGCCGAGCCGTCGGATGCAGAGACCATCAACTTGAAAATCTGCCGACACATCTTCCGCTACCGCTCGTTCTACCGCCAGGAATTTTCCGATGCCGGTCGCATTCATGAACTGACAAGCCGCTTTGCCAGCCAGCTCGAGCATGTCTTTGGCGACGAGGATCTCGCCGTCTTCGCAGGCTGGGGCACGATCGGCTATTTGGCGTCCTGGGTCAAGGGCGGATTTGCCATGGCGCCGCAGGAAGCGTCGGACAAGCTGATGAAAATCATTTTCGCCGATTGGACGGCGAATTTAGCGGATGCCCGGGAACGGAGCAGTTAA
- a CDS encoding NAD(P)/FAD-dependent oxidoreductase, translated as MNDSSTNHETLLDCAIIGGGPAGLNAALVLGRSLKKTIMFDDNQPRNRVTHESHGFLTRDGINPQELKLLAQQELTHYPDVQIDTSRVAAVTKEPKSFRIETEGGEVFHARKVILATGFTETLPDIPRVQEFYGTSLFSCPFCDGYEMRSEPLVIISENEAAGHLAKVVSNWTNNLIIATNGKKHITPSEQKTLEHHGVLVYEEPIRSLDGENGKLRAITFEDGTTIERSGGFVTAEWHQSTSIAKDLGCYINERGGVETDPMQRTNVEGVFACGDISMGPAQLIIAAGQGSLAATSVVAAFTEERFGE; from the coding sequence ATGAATGATTCATCTACAAACCATGAAACACTGCTCGATTGTGCGATTATCGGCGGCGGGCCGGCGGGGCTCAACGCAGCACTCGTGCTCGGCCGCTCATTAAAAAAGACCATTATGTTCGACGACAATCAGCCGAGAAACCGCGTGACGCATGAATCGCACGGATTTTTGACGCGTGACGGCATCAATCCACAGGAACTAAAGCTATTGGCGCAACAAGAACTCACGCATTATCCGGATGTTCAAATCGATACTAGCCGCGTCGCTGCAGTCACGAAAGAACCGAAATCTTTCCGCATCGAAACGGAAGGCGGGGAAGTCTTCCATGCGAGAAAAGTAATTCTAGCAACCGGATTTACGGAAACTTTGCCGGACATTCCGCGCGTGCAAGAGTTTTACGGCACGAGCCTGTTCAGTTGCCCGTTCTGCGACGGCTATGAAATGCGCAGCGAGCCGCTGGTCATCATTTCGGAAAATGAAGCAGCGGGCCATCTCGCAAAAGTAGTCTCCAACTGGACGAATAATTTGATCATCGCGACCAATGGCAAGAAACACATCACGCCGAGTGAACAGAAAACGCTTGAACACCACGGCGTCCTCGTCTACGAAGAACCGATTCGCTCATTGGACGGTGAAAACGGCAAGCTGCGCGCCATCACATTCGAAGACGGCACGACGATCGAACGTTCCGGCGGGTTTGTCACAGCCGAGTGGCATCAGTCCACCTCCATCGCGAAAGATTTGGGCTGTTATATCAATGAACGCGGCGGAGTCGAGACTGACCCGATGCAGCGCACCAATGTCGAAGGCGTCTTTGCCTGCGGCGATATTTCCATGGGGCCGGCGCAATTGATCATCGCAGCCGGGCAAGGCAGTCTCGCCGCTACCAGTGTGGTCGCTGCTTTCACAGAAGAACGGTTCGGCGAATGA
- a CDS encoding Rrf2 family transcriptional regulator — protein MKYSNATNYALHTMVQLIRLPRDASIGVQELAKAQQLSPTYLSKILTKLTKAGLIESTPGAKGGYRLARGERDISFFDVIQAIEGESHLFDCTLHRHEGCLIEKVMRDAEANMKQELQEQLLVDIAEQAGQHQGGDGK, from the coding sequence ATGAAATATTCAAATGCCACGAACTACGCCTTGCATACGATGGTGCAGCTGATCCGCTTGCCTAGGGATGCGTCGATCGGCGTGCAGGAACTGGCGAAAGCCCAGCAGTTATCGCCGACTTATTTGTCGAAAATCTTGACGAAACTGACGAAAGCCGGCTTGATTGAATCGACACCTGGTGCAAAAGGGGGCTACCGGCTGGCGAGAGGCGAGCGAGACATCTCGTTCTTCGATGTGATTCAGGCGATTGAAGGCGAGAGCCATTTATTCGACTGCACGCTTCACCGCCACGAAGGCTGCCTGATCGAGAAAGTCATGCGGGATGCCGAAGCGAACATGAAACAAGAACTCCAGGAACAGCTGTTAGTGGATATTGCGGAACAGGCAGGACAACACCAAGGAGGCGATGGGAAATGA
- a CDS encoding type 1 glutamine amidotransferase family protein, producing MNEKVLFVLLDEYADWEAASLAAALNEEPEGDGRRFDVKTVSLTKDPVRSIGGFTVLPDYGIDDAPEEFAGLILIGGNSWRKDGSERVMELVDKAISQQAVLGAICDASVFLGKNGLLNDAPHTSNHLDDLQETSGDRYTNESRYLQQQAVRSGQLITANGSAFLEFGKEVLEALNAAPQPEIDEWYGFFKQGYYDYRKSQQ from the coding sequence ATGAACGAAAAAGTCCTTTTTGTGCTATTGGACGAATACGCGGACTGGGAAGCAGCGTCTTTGGCGGCGGCATTGAACGAAGAACCGGAAGGCGACGGCCGCAGATTCGATGTGAAGACGGTGTCGCTGACGAAAGATCCGGTGAGATCAATTGGCGGCTTTACCGTCTTGCCGGATTACGGCATTGACGATGCCCCGGAAGAATTTGCCGGATTGATCTTGATCGGCGGCAATTCCTGGCGCAAAGATGGCAGCGAACGTGTCATGGAACTGGTCGATAAAGCAATCAGCCAGCAAGCCGTGCTCGGCGCCATTTGCGATGCCTCGGTGTTTCTCGGGAAAAACGGTTTGTTAAACGATGCGCCGCATACGAGCAATCATCTGGACGATTTGCAGGAAACTTCAGGCGACCGCTACACAAATGAATCGCGCTATCTCCAACAGCAAGCCGTCCGCAGCGGCCAGCTCATTACCGCCAACGGCTCCGCGTTCCTTGAATTCGGGAAAGAAGTGCTCGAAGCGCTGAACGCCGCACCGCAGCCAGAGATCGACGAATGGTACGGGTTTTTCAAGCAAGGCTATTATGATTACAGAAAATCACAACAATAG
- a CDS encoding GNAT family N-acetyltransferase, which yields MAETEKFEARSETKHLIVRPLERADYAEWLAGFNGRSPSKHVYNPGRLDMSACTEHWFQELVEKHRQLAHSDTAHVFAVFRKEDGRHIGMVDFSTLARQEFQWGRLGYTIHNQYWNQGFGKEAVTEALQIAFTQLGFHRIEAHINLDNEASVRLAESAGMKFECVREAFLYEGGEWVDHLIYSITHQ from the coding sequence GTGGCAGAAACTGAAAAGTTCGAAGCAAGATCAGAAACAAAACACTTAATTGTTCGCCCACTGGAACGAGCGGATTATGCCGAATGGCTGGCAGGCTTCAACGGCCGTTCACCCTCAAAGCATGTCTACAATCCGGGCAGACTGGATATGAGTGCTTGCACGGAACACTGGTTTCAGGAGCTCGTGGAAAAGCACCGGCAACTGGCGCATAGCGACACGGCCCATGTATTCGCCGTATTCCGAAAAGAAGACGGGCGTCACATCGGCATGGTCGATTTTTCGACATTGGCGCGCCAGGAGTTTCAATGGGGACGGCTCGGCTACACTATCCATAACCAATATTGGAATCAAGGCTTCGGAAAAGAAGCGGTCACAGAAGCATTGCAAATCGCCTTCACCCAGCTTGGTTTCCACCGGATCGAAGCGCATATTAATCTTGATAACGAGGCTTCCGTCCGGCTGGCTGAAAGTGCCGGTATGAAATTCGAGTGTGTGCGGGAAGCTTTTCTGTATGAAGGCGGGGAGTGGGTTGACCATTTGATCTACTCAATCACTCACCAATAA
- a CDS encoding STAS domain-containing protein, translated as MNHLKTEIKSELLEAMLNGSQVAAVVTDPEQQDNPIIYYNETFAQLTGYTEHEIIGNNCRFLQGDNTDRFTIGKVRQAIEKREKITVTLENYRKDGTTFWNRLNIEPVTMDGHLYFIGTQTDITQEVEQQMELNEKEQEINEQMLPILPIDDNIGAVALVGKMNNLRFDVLTSKLSHFVRDTRTRHIIIDVTGVLWEKNFLYTNLLMIQDVLRLMGSKLYISGISPKTAMEIVNIKDDDQNLLTFSTVQQVIQRLQAK; from the coding sequence ATGAACCACTTAAAAACAGAAATCAAAAGCGAATTGCTAGAAGCCATGCTGAATGGCAGCCAAGTAGCGGCTGTCGTTACAGACCCCGAACAGCAAGACAATCCAATCATCTACTATAATGAAACCTTCGCACAACTGACAGGTTATACAGAACACGAGATTATCGGAAACAACTGCCGCTTTTTGCAAGGCGACAACACCGACCGTTTCACCATCGGAAAAGTCCGGCAGGCAATCGAAAAGCGCGAGAAAATCACCGTGACGCTGGAGAATTACCGCAAAGACGGCACGACGTTTTGGAACCGCCTGAACATCGAGCCTGTCACCATGGACGGCCATTTGTATTTCATCGGCACTCAGACGGACATCACCCAAGAAGTCGAACAACAAATGGAATTGAACGAAAAAGAGCAGGAGATCAACGAGCAGATGCTGCCGATTTTGCCGATTGACGACAATATCGGGGCGGTGGCCTTGGTCGGGAAAATGAACAATTTGCGTTTTGACGTCCTGACCTCCAAATTGAGCCATTTCGTTCGCGACACGCGCACACGCCACATCATCATCGATGTTACGGGTGTGTTATGGGAGAAGAATTTCCTCTATACTAACCTCCTGATGATCCAAGATGTGCTGAGATTGATGGGCAGTAAATTGTATATTTCCGGCATCAGCCCCAAAACCGCCATGGAAATCGTCAACATCAAAGACGACGACCAAAACCTGTTGACGTTTTCGACAGTGCAGCAAGTCATCCAGCGTTTGCAGGCGAAATAG
- a CDS encoding FixH family protein, with protein MKKFYGPLVAAAAILLLSACAVRDDAADLYKQEAPLQIAAEVPEEIAPGETVRFQAKLTQNGKPVDEANFVHFEVVKQDGSIPYPMKEAQELGGGVYEMEANFRSDGLHFLEVHAGSGDAISNPQYQFIVGELSESELDSLKEGPAPDAGSSGHHH; from the coding sequence ATGAAGAAATTTTATGGGCCGCTTGTGGCGGCTGCCGCCATTTTGCTGTTAAGCGCTTGTGCCGTGCGCGACGACGCGGCGGATTTGTATAAGCAAGAAGCGCCGTTGCAGATCGCAGCGGAAGTGCCGGAAGAAATCGCTCCCGGTGAAACGGTGCGTTTTCAAGCAAAGTTAACGCAAAACGGAAAACCGGTGGACGAAGCGAATTTCGTTCATTTTGAAGTCGTTAAACAGGACGGCTCGATTCCGTATCCGATGAAAGAAGCACAAGAGTTGGGAGGCGGCGTTTATGAAATGGAAGCCAACTTCAGGAGCGATGGGCTTCATTTTCTTGAAGTGCATGCCGGGAGCGGAGATGCCATCAGCAATCCCCAATACCAATTCATTGTCGGCGAGCTGTCAGAAAGTGAACTCGACAGTCTGAAAGAAGGCCCTGCACCGGATGCGGGAAGTTCAGGGCATCATCATTAA
- a CDS encoding PepSY-associated TM helix domain-containing protein gives MENGKRENPVAEKTKQAKGGQFYKSVWRWHLYAGVLFAPLLVLLAITGSVYLFKAEIENVLYADYYEVQAQEERVAVSEQLSEVNRLYPAGIVTAYRPGETESRSSEVTVEADGMSMTVFIDPYTGESLGELNNDDRIMDKIEEIHGELMAGTLGDRIVELAASWAVVLIVTGLFLWFPKKMNGAGGVLFPRLRQGPKIRRRDLHAVPAFWLSAGLLFLIMTGLPWSGFWGTNFQAMVTNTGEGYPPSVWIGDAPKSDVETQDIAEVSWAAETLDVPLSSVQGLVPLPLDKVVEIADQEGIHPSYSVFIPQEPEGVYTLSVFPPKAQDEATMHIDQYSGAVLADYRYDNYGVIGKVVAWGITLHKGSQFGLLNQLISLFICLGIVFVAVSGVYLWWKRKPKKGMGAPKAPPLFKTKSFLLLMIVLGLLFPLAGLSMVIVWLFDKLVIQRLPAVKKWLNA, from the coding sequence ATGGAGAACGGAAAAAGAGAGAATCCGGTAGCTGAAAAAACGAAACAAGCAAAAGGCGGGCAGTTTTATAAATCTGTCTGGCGCTGGCACCTGTACGCGGGCGTTTTGTTCGCGCCGCTCTTGGTGCTGCTTGCGATCACCGGTTCGGTGTATTTATTCAAAGCGGAAATTGAGAATGTGCTGTACGCGGACTATTACGAAGTACAAGCGCAAGAAGAGCGTGTCGCGGTTTCGGAGCAGCTCTCAGAAGTAAATCGCCTGTATCCGGCAGGCATTGTTACAGCTTATCGCCCAGGTGAGACCGAATCACGTTCGAGTGAAGTGACGGTCGAAGCGGATGGCATGTCGATGACAGTATTCATCGATCCGTACACCGGCGAATCGCTCGGTGAATTGAACAACGACGACCGCATCATGGACAAAATCGAAGAAATCCACGGCGAGCTGATGGCCGGGACACTCGGCGACCGCATCGTTGAACTGGCCGCGAGCTGGGCGGTCGTGCTCATCGTTACTGGATTGTTCCTATGGTTTCCGAAAAAGATGAACGGAGCGGGCGGGGTATTGTTCCCGCGCCTTCGCCAAGGACCGAAAATTCGCAGAAGAGACCTCCACGCAGTGCCGGCATTTTGGCTGTCTGCCGGGTTATTGTTTTTGATCATGACCGGGCTTCCGTGGTCAGGCTTTTGGGGAACTAATTTCCAGGCGATGGTGACCAATACCGGAGAAGGCTATCCGCCGTCTGTCTGGATCGGCGACGCGCCGAAATCGGACGTCGAAACACAGGACATTGCAGAAGTGTCATGGGCGGCAGAGACTTTGGACGTGCCGCTGTCATCGGTGCAGGGGCTGGTCCCGCTGCCGCTCGATAAAGTAGTTGAGATTGCCGATCAAGAAGGCATTCATCCGTCCTACTCGGTGTTCATCCCGCAAGAACCTGAAGGCGTCTATACGCTGTCCGTGTTCCCGCCAAAAGCGCAGGACGAGGCAACGATGCACATCGACCAATATTCCGGCGCGGTGCTGGCCGATTACCGCTACGACAATTACGGCGTCATCGGCAAAGTCGTCGCGTGGGGCATCACGCTGCATAAAGGCTCGCAATTCGGCCTGCTCAATCAATTGATCAGCCTGTTCATCTGCCTCGGCATTGTCTTTGTGGCCGTGAGTGGCGTCTATCTGTGGTGGAAGCGCAAGCCGAAAAAAGGCATGGGCGCACCAAAAGCCCCGCCGTTGTTCAAGACAAAATCCTTTTTGTTATTGATGATTGTGCTCGGTTTGTTGTTCCCGCTTGCGGGATTGTCGATGGTCATCGTTTGGCTGTTCGATAAACTGGTGATCCAGCGGCTGCCGGCAGTGAAGAAATGGCTGAACGCATGA
- the ccsB gene encoding c-type cytochrome biogenesis protein CcsB: protein MSTEALVSLSSSFLFFSFIVFLIAIIPFGVAVKSKKQSGVKIAMGLTIVGFAAQLGYFILRWVAAGHAPVSNLNEFLTFFGIMLIGSFLGFFYIYRQPVVGLFLLPVAILIIAYASMFANEVSPLIPALQSHWLTIHVITVATASAVLSVSFVTGLIYLLKKVDTSNKSKSAFFLELVLYFLVVVVGFILVTSAFGIAGYSASYQFENQEGQSQVYEYALPAIVVPDEAQAVSGTAENYEPASHYAGLVEIPNNVETAKLNSVLWSFVVGSILYLVIRLIARKKISQLLQPFTNKVDLTLMDEISYRSVVIGFPLFALGGLFFAMIWAQIAWSRFWGWDPKEVWALITFLFYAAFLHLRIGKEWTGEKTAWLAIIGFGTIIFNQVFVNLVISGLHSYA, encoded by the coding sequence ATGTCTACAGAAGCGTTGGTTTCGTTAAGCAGTTCATTCTTGTTCTTCTCATTTATTGTATTTTTAATCGCCATCATCCCATTTGGAGTAGCTGTAAAATCGAAAAAGCAGTCGGGTGTGAAAATTGCGATGGGCTTAACGATTGTCGGGTTTGCCGCGCAGCTTGGTTATTTTATTTTGCGCTGGGTAGCAGCAGGCCATGCGCCGGTCAGCAATTTAAATGAATTTCTGACATTCTTCGGCATTATGCTGATTGGGAGCTTTTTAGGGTTTTTCTATATTTACCGCCAGCCGGTCGTCGGCTTGTTCTTGCTGCCGGTTGCGATATTGATTATTGCCTATGCCAGCATGTTCGCCAATGAAGTATCGCCGCTAATTCCGGCGCTTCAAAGCCACTGGCTCACGATCCATGTCATTACGGTGGCTACCGCAAGTGCTGTGCTATCGGTATCGTTTGTAACAGGACTGATCTATTTGTTGAAGAAGGTAGATACATCGAACAAGAGCAAAAGTGCATTCTTTTTGGAATTAGTACTGTATTTCTTAGTGGTGGTTGTGGGCTTCATTCTCGTGACATCCGCGTTTGGAATTGCCGGCTACAGCGCCAGTTATCAATTTGAAAATCAAGAAGGCCAGAGCCAGGTGTATGAGTATGCCCTGCCAGCCATTGTGGTGCCGGATGAGGCGCAAGCCGTTTCTGGGACTGCCGAGAATTATGAACCGGCCTCTCACTATGCGGGGCTTGTAGAGATTCCCAATAACGTTGAGACAGCCAAGCTCAATTCGGTACTGTGGTCCTTTGTTGTCGGTTCAATCTTGTATTTAGTGATTCGCCTGATTGCGCGCAAGAAAATTTCGCAATTGCTTCAGCCTTTCACGAACAAAGTTGATTTAACTTTGATGGATGAGATTTCCTATCGATCGGTCGTTATCGGTTTTCCGTTATTTGCGCTGGGTGGCTTGTTTTTCGCCATGATTTGGGCGCAAATTGCGTGGAGCCGGTTTTGGGGATGGGACCCGAAAGAAGTCTGGGCGCTCATTACCTTCCTCTTCTATGCTGCATTTCTTCACCTGCGGATCGGCAAAGAGTGGACGGGCGAAAAGACGGCGTGGCTTGCAATTATCGGCTTCGGCACCATTATTTTTAATCAAGTCTTCGTTAATTTAGTCATTTCAGGCTTGCATTCATATGCATAA
- a CDS encoding GNAT family N-acetyltransferase, which translates to MKLTNVSITEVNVNNWYACCELEVADEQKSYMEPNAVSIAQSKFEPSLRPYVICADGQTVGFLMFNSVPEELDGYWIYRIMVDQAYQGQGIGKAATTLILSEMADAFGAKKVIVGYHPENAGAHHLYKSLGFEDHGHRFGKEMAVVKQLVD; encoded by the coding sequence ATGAAACTGACAAATGTAAGCATTACTGAAGTGAACGTTAATAACTGGTACGCCTGCTGCGAACTGGAAGTGGCCGATGAGCAGAAAAGCTATATGGAACCGAATGCGGTGTCCATCGCCCAATCCAAGTTCGAACCGAGCCTGCGCCCATATGTAATTTGTGCAGACGGGCAAACAGTGGGATTTTTGATGTTCAACTCGGTTCCTGAAGAATTGGATGGCTATTGGATCTACCGCATCATGGTCGATCAAGCATACCAAGGACAAGGAATTGGAAAAGCTGCTACGACATTAATACTCTCGGAAATGGCTGATGCCTTCGGGGCCAAAAAAGTGATCGTTGGCTATCACCCTGAAAACGCCGGAGCCCATCACTTGTATAAAAGCTTAGGCTTTGAAGATCACGGGCACCGCTTCGGTAAAGAAATGGCTGTAGTGAAGCAATTGGTTGATTAA